A single genomic interval of Nitrososphaerota archaeon harbors:
- the pfdA gene encoding prefoldin subunit alpha, with the protein MSEEQAQQFLYRMQMLESIVASLDQKEGLIVNFLREAMASVESIRNLSGDKEVESLVPLGLGAYAKARIPTNSKVIVDIGAGIAVERDHTSAMNYLESRIKEFQVALNETSAQKHQAMMQLDGLKEQMNQLMQAETPKQ; encoded by the coding sequence ATGAGTGAAGAGCAAGCCCAACAATTTCTTTATCGAATGCAAATGCTGGAATCAATAGTGGCAAGCTTGGATCAAAAAGAAGGATTAATTGTGAACTTTCTGCGAGAGGCAATGGCGTCAGTCGAGTCCATTAGGAATCTTTCGGGCGACAAGGAGGTAGAATCACTCGTGCCTCTTGGCCTCGGTGCATATGCCAAGGCAAGAATTCCCACAAATTCCAAAGTAATTGTGGATATTGGAGCGGGAATCGCAGTGGAGCGAGACCATACATCTGCCATGAATTATCTAGAATCCAGAATCAAAGAATTCCAAGTGGCACTTAATGAAACCTCTGCACAAAAACATCAAGCAATGATGCAGTTAGACGGCCTAAAAGAGCAAATGAACCAGCTAATGCAGGCTGAAACTCCTAAACAGTAA
- a CDS encoding superoxide dismutase yields the protein MGKFTLPEVPYAYDALEPNVDAKTMEIHHSKHHQAYTNGLNDNWEKLPADMQSKDLLDVLANISAVPEAVRGAINFHGGGYDNHRLFWNNMKPNGGGAPGGSISDAIQKAFGDFNAFKEQFSTKTTAIQGSGWGWLVFNPKTKNVEYKSMPNQTSPRTEGLVPLLGLDVWEHAYYLKYQNKRADYVGAWWNVVNWDEVEQRYSKAK from the coding sequence ATGGGAAAATTTACACTTCCTGAAGTACCATATGCATACGATGCATTAGAGCCAAATGTTGATGCAAAAACGATGGAAATTCATCATTCAAAGCATCACCAAGCATACACAAATGGCCTAAACGACAACTGGGAAAAACTTCCAGCAGACATGCAAAGTAAAGACCTACTAGATGTCTTGGCTAACATATCTGCAGTTCCAGAAGCAGTACGTGGAGCAATAAACTTCCACGGAGGCGGATACGACAATCATAGATTGTTTTGGAACAACATGAAGCCAAACGGCGGGGGGGCACCAGGCGGCTCGATTTCAGATGCAATCCAAAAGGCATTTGGAGACTTCAACGCATTCAAAGAACAGTTTTCCACAAAAACCACAGCAATCCAAGGAAGCGGTTGGGGCTGGCTGGTATTCAACCCAAAAACAAAGAACGTTGAATACAAATCAATGCCGAACCAAACAAGCCCAAGAACAGAGGGACTTGTACCGCTGCTAGGTCTTGATGTTTGGGAACATGCATACTATCTCAAATACCAAAACAAAAGAGCAGACTATGTTGGTGCTTGGTGGAACGTTGTAAACTGGGATGAAGTAGAACAGCGCTACTCTAAAGCAAAATAA
- a CDS encoding peptidase S8, giving the protein MDGTKNKTDINSAVSVDKMKKTRLLAFYFSLVLVSVFLFSAKVQTEPVSEVLMDRSTKHVGVQYPHSLGFYGKDIKIAVIDTGVDSGHPDLRDKIIGGYDFIENENTVQDIDGHGTEVAGIIAANGKMRGVAPEAKILAYRVSDTGNSVSSDLIVKAIQKAIEDDVDIINLSLGVNRTNDRIEDAINDAVEAGIVVVAAAGNSGPDLRTIGSPGKDPHAITVGATYNNITASLVATLDIDGKRFQVLPMVGIIPLSEPLTSEIIFGKYGKESDLAVLNVKDKILLVERGSDVNDELLYFSVKEKNAASAGAKAIIVYNNEPGIFLGDLNNKLEGPEYKPRIPAVSMSKEDGHTLLSILQNKTTGTINMFYHPDFVSFFSSRGPVSPFYIKPDLVAPGVFVNTTSIQGGYNLTSGTSFAAPHVSGAAAILLEKNPGLSPSQIKAIIISTADPVSDTFGTLFPQEISGAGRLNITRAVDANLAVSPSFAIFNLSPFTKSQTLQFKLETIDGTRAQPQIKIMPANSAAKFDHWIDGYTLFVRAEMTEQKTGQYQESIVILDKVVQRIPVLLRISDGVIQVFENDGKLDFKIDSEEKWSYAKISLYNDDGRLVDSVSLTPTKDQSITVGAPGEYWVQAELKTENGTASVYNSITVQSADRQTLDIGIPYQPLIILGGIGAIVILVGLLIRRK; this is encoded by the coding sequence TTGGACGGCACCAAAAATAAAACAGACATCAATTCAGCAGTATCAGTAGACAAGATGAAAAAAACAAGACTGCTGGCGTTTTACTTTTCTTTGGTTCTAGTTAGCGTGTTTCTTTTTTCTGCCAAAGTCCAGACAGAACCCGTATCAGAGGTTCTCATGGATAGATCGACAAAACATGTTGGAGTGCAATATCCACACAGTTTGGGATTTTATGGTAAGGACATCAAAATTGCGGTAATTGATACCGGTGTTGATTCTGGCCATCCAGATTTGAGAGACAAAATAATTGGCGGTTATGATTTTATTGAAAATGAAAATACGGTACAAGATATAGACGGACATGGAACCGAGGTTGCCGGAATAATTGCTGCAAACGGTAAGATGCGCGGTGTTGCACCAGAAGCAAAGATTTTGGCTTATCGCGTATCTGACACTGGAAACTCAGTATCATCGGATCTCATAGTGAAGGCAATTCAAAAAGCAATAGAGGATGATGTGGATATTATCAATCTGAGTCTTGGAGTAAATAGGACCAACGACAGGATAGAAGATGCAATAAACGATGCAGTAGAAGCAGGAATTGTTGTAGTGGCAGCTGCTGGAAACAGCGGCCCAGACCTTAGAACGATTGGAAGCCCTGGAAAAGATCCTCACGCAATCACAGTTGGTGCCACATACAATAACATCACGGCAAGCCTCGTTGCTACACTTGACATTGATGGAAAACGATTTCAAGTTTTGCCAATGGTGGGAATAATTCCTCTCTCAGAGCCCCTGACTAGTGAGATTATTTTTGGAAAATATGGTAAAGAGTCGGACTTGGCGGTCCTTAATGTCAAGGACAAGATCTTGCTAGTGGAGCGAGGAAGTGATGTAAACGACGAATTGTTGTACTTTTCCGTCAAGGAGAAAAACGCCGCAAGTGCCGGTGCTAAAGCAATCATCGTATACAATAACGAGCCTGGAATCTTTCTTGGAGACCTGAATAACAAACTGGAGGGTCCTGAATACAAGCCACGAATTCCTGCAGTATCAATGTCAAAAGAAGATGGACATACGCTTTTGTCGATTCTTCAAAACAAGACAACTGGTACAATCAACATGTTCTACCACCCTGATTTTGTATCATTTTTTAGCTCTCGTGGGCCGGTATCACCGTTTTACATCAAGCCGGATCTTGTGGCGCCCGGAGTCTTTGTGAACACTACATCCATCCAAGGAGGATACAACCTTACCAGTGGGACTAGCTTTGCAGCCCCCCATGTTTCCGGAGCTGCGGCTATTTTGCTGGAAAAAAATCCCGGTCTTTCCCCAAGCCAGATCAAGGCAATCATAATCAGTACGGCAGATCCTGTCTCAGATACATTTGGTACCCTGTTTCCGCAAGAGATTAGTGGAGCCGGCAGGCTAAACATTACTCGGGCAGTTGATGCTAATTTGGCAGTCAGTCCTTCTTTTGCCATTTTTAACTTGTCTCCATTTACAAAATCCCAGACACTCCAATTCAAACTGGAAACAATAGATGGTACAAGAGCCCAGCCGCAAATTAAGATCATGCCGGCTAATTCTGCAGCAAAGTTTGATCATTGGATTGACGGTTACACTCTTTTTGTAAGGGCCGAGATGACTGAGCAAAAAACAGGCCAATACCAGGAAAGTATTGTGATATTGGACAAGGTAGTACAGCGCATCCCGGTTTTGCTTAGGATCTCAGACGGTGTAATACAGGTTTTTGAAAACGACGGCAAACTTGATTTCAAAATAGACTCTGAGGAGAAATGGTCTTATGCGAAGATCTCGCTATACAATGACGATGGAAGGCTAGTCGACAGTGTTTCTCTTACACCCACAAAAGACCAGTCAATCACAGTCGGCGCTCCGGGTGAATACTGGGTCCAGGCAGAGCTCAAAACAGAAAATGGCACAGCATCAGTGTACAACAGCATAACTGTACAGTCTGCAGATCGCCAAACACTTGACATTGGGATACCATACCAACCATTGATCATACTGGGTGGAATTGGTGCTATAGTAATTCTTGTTGGGTTACTGATTCGCAGAAAATAG
- the pckA gene encoding phosphoenolpyruvate carboxykinase (ATP): MDSKTTLTPKFIAQLEAFGIKPSQVFRNLMPEKLVEASVQRNEGVVTSTGSLAVKTGKYTGRSPDDRYIVDDDETHDNVDWGKVNHPFPIDRFDKIFAKMKKFVEGKELFIFDGFVGADKDLRLSIRVINDHAWQNLFARQLFVRPSAAELEEHEPDFTILCINGFEAIPEVDGTGTNVFILIDLTKRLVLIGGTSYAGEMKKSMFGVMNYLLPKKGVFPMHCSANIGKNGDTTLFFGLSGTGKTTLSADNDRMLIGDDEHGWSDKGVFNFEGGCYAKCINLNQESEPQIWNAIKSGAVLENVVIDKQTLKPNFDDGSLTENTRAAYPLEYIPTAIFPSVGGNPKVIIFLTADALGVLPPVSKLTKEGAMYHFMSGYTSKLAGTERGIKEPKATFSECFGSPFMPRPASVYAKMLGDKIRNHNTVVYLINTGWSGGPYGVGKRVSIKHSRAMVTAALTGALDIVKYRHDDLFNLDVPTECPGVPFEVLDPKLTWQDRDAYDLSAKKLAQMFVDNFKKFKTVDPVIVNAGPKA, from the coding sequence ATGGACTCTAAAACAACACTTACGCCCAAATTTATCGCGCAACTTGAGGCCTTTGGAATCAAACCTTCCCAAGTGTTCAGAAATCTCATGCCTGAAAAGCTAGTCGAGGCATCAGTACAAAGAAACGAAGGTGTAGTCACATCGACAGGCTCTCTGGCTGTAAAGACAGGCAAATACACAGGTAGATCGCCAGACGATAGATACATCGTAGACGACGATGAAACCCACGACAATGTAGACTGGGGCAAAGTAAATCACCCATTCCCAATTGACAGATTTGACAAGATTTTCGCAAAAATGAAGAAATTCGTAGAAGGTAAGGAATTATTCATCTTTGATGGATTTGTAGGGGCAGACAAGGACCTCCGATTATCCATACGCGTCATAAATGACCATGCCTGGCAAAACCTCTTTGCAAGACAGTTATTTGTTCGACCTTCTGCGGCAGAGCTAGAAGAGCACGAGCCGGACTTTACTATACTGTGTATTAATGGATTTGAGGCAATTCCTGAAGTGGACGGAACTGGCACCAACGTCTTCATCCTAATTGATCTGACAAAGAGACTAGTCCTCATCGGCGGAACAAGCTATGCAGGTGAGATGAAAAAATCCATGTTTGGAGTAATGAACTATCTTTTACCAAAAAAGGGAGTATTTCCAATGCACTGCTCTGCAAACATTGGCAAAAACGGAGACACCACACTCTTCTTTGGATTGTCAGGCACAGGAAAAACAACTCTTTCTGCAGACAATGACCGAATGCTAATTGGAGATGATGAGCATGGTTGGTCTGACAAGGGTGTCTTTAACTTTGAGGGTGGATGCTATGCAAAATGCATCAACCTAAACCAAGAATCAGAACCGCAAATCTGGAATGCAATCAAGTCGGGCGCAGTACTAGAAAATGTAGTGATTGATAAGCAAACACTCAAGCCAAACTTTGATGATGGCTCACTAACCGAAAACACTAGGGCCGCATATCCTTTGGAATACATCCCAACTGCAATTTTCCCAAGTGTTGGAGGCAACCCTAAAGTAATCATATTCCTAACAGCAGACGCACTTGGCGTTTTGCCGCCCGTGTCCAAGCTCACAAAGGAAGGCGCAATGTACCATTTCATGTCTGGCTATACTAGCAAGCTAGCCGGCACAGAACGAGGCATCAAAGAACCCAAGGCAACCTTCTCAGAATGCTTTGGCTCGCCGTTTATGCCAAGACCTGCATCAGTATATGCAAAGATGCTTGGCGACAAAATCCGAAATCACAATACCGTGGTGTATCTAATCAATACCGGCTGGTCTGGCGGTCCATACGGAGTAGGAAAACGTGTCTCTATCAAACATTCCAGAGCAATGGTAACAGCTGCACTCACAGGAGCGCTAGATATTGTAAAATACAGACACGACGACTTGTTCAACTTGGATGTTCCAACAGAATGCCCAGGAGTACCATTCGAGGTGTTAGATCCAAAATTGACGTGGCAAGATCGCGATGCATATGATCTCTCAGCAAAGAAGCTGGCTCAGATGTTTGTGGACAATTTTAAGAAATTCAAGACAGTCGATCCTGTTATAGTAAATGCAGGACCAAAAGCATAA